The following proteins come from a genomic window of Dreissena polymorpha isolate Duluth1 chromosome 1, UMN_Dpol_1.0, whole genome shotgun sequence:
- the LOC127853910 gene encoding uncharacterized protein LOC127853910 isoform X13 — MCLSIKCHTRSSLMIDDVSVHTRSSLMINDVSVHTRSSLMIDDVSVHRRSSLMIDDVSVHTRSSLMIDDVSVHTRSSLMIDDVSVHTRSSLMIDDVSVHTMSSLMIDDVSVHTRSSLMINDVSVHTRSSLMIDDLMIDDVSVHSMSSLMINDVSVHTRSSLMIDDLMIDDVSVNTRSSLMINDVFVHTRSWLMINDMFVDSMSSLMINDVSVHTRSPLMINDVFVHTRSSLMINDMFVHSMPSLMIDDLMIDDVSVHTRSSLMINDVSVHTRSHLMIDDVSVNTRSSLMIDDVSVHTRCYSNARVNSVTAVHYQYQAGESTGFSGVYTQAQQNVITPLKYLFLQSSYHYHISSVIKLFW, encoded by the exons ATGTGTCTGTCCATAAAATGTCATACAAGGTCATCCCTGATGATCGATGATGTGTCTGTCCATACAAGGTCATCTCTGATGATCAATGATGTGTCTGTCCATACAAGGTCATCCCTGATGATTGATGATGTGTCTGTCCATAGAAGGTCATCCCTGATGATTGATGATGTGTCTGTCCATACAAGGTCATCCCTGATGATTGATGATGTGTCTGTCCATACAAG GTCATCTCTGATGATCGATGATGTGTCTGTCCATACAAGGTCATCCCTGATGATTGATGATGTGTCTGTCCATACAAT GTCATCCCTGATGATTGATGATGTGTCTGTCCATACAAGGTCATCTCTGATGATCAATGATGTATCTGTCCATACAAGGTCATCCCTTATGATCGATGACCTGATGATTGATGATGTGTCTGTCCATTCAATGTCATCCCTGATGATCAATGATGTGTCTGTCCATACAAGGTCATCTCTGATGATTGATGACCTGATGATTGATGATGTGTCTGTCAATACAAGGTCATCCCTGATGATCAATGATGTGTTTGTCCATACAAGGTCATGGCTGATGATCAATGATATGTTTGTCGATTCAATGTCATCCCTGATGATCAATGATGTGTCTGTTCATACAAGGTCACCCCTGATGATCAATGATGTGTTTGTCCATACAAGGTCATCGCTGATGATCAATGATATGTTTGTCCATTCAATGCCATCCCTGATGATTGATGACCTGATGATCGATGATGTGTCTGTCCATACAAGGTCATCCCTGATGATCAATGATGTGTCTGTCCATACAAGGTCACACCTGATGATCGATGATGTGTCTGTCAATACAAGGTCATCCCTTATGATCGATGATGTGTCTGTCCATACAAGGTGTTACAGTAACGCACGTGTTAACAGTGTAACAGCTGTTCATTACCAGTATCAGGCCggagaatcaacggggttttcaggggtttacacacaggCTCAACAGAATGTTATCACaccattaaaatatttatttttgcaatcaagttaccattaccatatcagtagcgtaataaagttgttctggtga
- the LOC127853910 gene encoding uncharacterized protein LOC127853910 isoform X15 has product MCLSIKCHTRSSLMIDDVSVHTRSSLMIDDVSVHTRSSLMIDDVSVHTRSSLMIDDVSVHTRSSLMIDDVSVHTMSSLMINDVSVHTRSSLMIDDVSVHTRSSLMINDVSVHTRSSLMIDDLMIDDVSVHSMSSLMINDVSVHTRSSLMIDDLMIDDVSVNTRSSLMINDVFVHTRSWLMINDMFVDSMSSLMINDVSVHTRSPLMINDVFVHTRSSLMINDMFVHSMPSLMIDDLMIDDVSVHTRSSLMINDVSVHTRSHLMIDDVSVNTRSSLMIDDVSVHTRCYSNARVNSVTAVHYQYQAGESTGFSGVYTQAQQNVITPLKYLFLQSSYHYHISSVIKLFW; this is encoded by the exons ATGTGTCTGTCCATAAAATGTCATACAAGGTCATCCCTGATGATCGATGATGTGTCTGTCCATACAAG GTCATCCCTGATGATTGATGATGTGTCTGTCCATACAAGGTCATCCCTGATGATTGATGATGTGTCTGTCCATACAAG GTCATCTCTGATGATCGATGATGTGTCTGTCCATACAAGGTCATCCCTGATGATTGATGATGTGTCTGTCCATACAATGTCATCCCTGATGATCAATGATGTGTCTGTCCATACAAGGTCATCCCTGATGATTGATGATGTGTCTGTCCATACAAGGTCATCTCTGATGATCAATGATGTATCTGTCCATACAAGGTCATCCCTTATGATCGATGACCTGATGATTGATGATGTGTCTGTCCATTCAATGTCATCCCTGATGATCAATGATGTGTCTGTCCATACAAGGTCATCTCTGATGATTGATGACCTGATGATTGATGATGTGTCTGTCAATACAAGGTCATCCCTGATGATCAATGATGTGTTTGTCCATACAAGGTCATGGCTGATGATCAATGATATGTTTGTCGATTCAATGTCATCCCTGATGATCAATGATGTGTCTGTTCATACAAGGTCACCCCTGATGATCAATGATGTGTTTGTCCATACAAGGTCATCGCTGATGATCAATGATATGTTTGTCCATTCAATGCCATCCCTGATGATTGATGACCTGATGATCGATGATGTGTCTGTCCATACAAGGTCATCCCTGATGATCAATGATGTGTCTGTCCATACAAGGTCACACCTGATGATCGATGATGTGTCTGTCAATACAAGGTCATCCCTTATGATCGATGATGTGTCTGTCCATACAAGGTGTTACAGTAACGCACGTGTTAACAGTGTAACAGCTGTTCATTACCAGTATCAGGCCggagaatcaacggggttttcaggggtttacacacaggCTCAACAGAATGTTATCACaccattaaaatatttatttttgcaatcaagttaccattaccatatcagtagcgtaataaagttgttctggtga
- the LOC127853910 gene encoding uncharacterized protein LOC127853910 isoform X10 has product MCLSIKCHTRSSLMIDDVSVHTRSSLMINDVSVHTRSSLMIDDVSVHTRSSLMIDDVSVHTRSSLMIDDVSVHTRSSLMIDDVSVHTMSSLMINDVSVHTRSSLMIDDVSVHTRSSLMINDVSVHTRSSLMIDDLMIDDVSVHSMSSLMINDVSVHTRSSLMIDDLMIDDVSVNTRSSLMINDVFVHTRSWLMINDMFVDSMSSLMINDVSVHTRSPLMINDVFVHTRSSLMINDMFVHSMPSLMIDDLMIDDVSVHTRSSLMINDVSVHTRSHLMIDDVSVNTRSSLMIDDVSVHTRCYSNARVNSVTAVHYQYQAGESTGFSGVYTQAQQNVITPLKYLFLQSSYHYHISSVIKLFW; this is encoded by the exons ATGTGTCTGTCCATAAAATGTCATACAAGGTCATCCCTGATGATCGATGATGTGTCTGTCCATACAAGGTCATCTCTGATGATCAATGATGTGTCTGTCCATACAAG GTCATCCCTGATGATTGATGATGTGTCTGTCCATACAAGGTCATCCCTGATGATTGATGATGTGTCTGTCCATACAAG GTCATCTCTGATGATCGATGATGTGTCTGTCCATACAAGGTCATCCCTGATGATTGATGATGTGTCTGTCCATACAATGTCATCCCTGATGATCAATGATGTGTCTGTCCATACAAGGTCATCCCTGATGATTGATGATGTGTCTGTCCATACAAGGTCATCTCTGATGATCAATGATGTATCTGTCCATACAAGGTCATCCCTTATGATCGATGACCTGATGATTGATGATGTGTCTGTCCATTCAATGTCATCCCTGATGATCAATGATGTGTCTGTCCATACAAGGTCATCTCTGATGATTGATGACCTGATGATTGATGATGTGTCTGTCAATACAAGGTCATCCCTGATGATCAATGATGTGTTTGTCCATACAAGGTCATGGCTGATGATCAATGATATGTTTGTCGATTCAATGTCATCCCTGATGATCAATGATGTGTCTGTTCATACAAGGTCACCCCTGATGATCAATGATGTGTTTGTCCATACAAGGTCATCGCTGATGATCAATGATATGTTTGTCCATTCAATGCCATCCCTGATGATTGATGACCTGATGATCGATGATGTGTCTGTCCATACAAGGTCATCCCTGATGATCAATGATGTGTCTGTCCATACAAGGTCACACCTGATGATCGATGATGTGTCTGTCAATACAAGGTCATCCCTTATGATCGATGATGTGTCTGTCCATACAAGGTGTTACAGTAACGCACGTGTTAACAGTGTAACAGCTGTTCATTACCAGTATCAGGCCggagaatcaacggggttttcaggggtttacacacaggCTCAACAGAATGTTATCACaccattaaaatatttatttttgcaatcaagttaccattaccatatcagtagcgtaataaagttgttctggtga
- the LOC127853910 gene encoding uncharacterized protein LOC127853910 isoform X20 — MCLSIKCHTRSSLMIDDVSVHTRSSLMIDDVSVHTRSSLMIDDVSVHTMSSLMINDVSVHTRSSLMIDDVSVHTRSSLMINDVSVHTRSSLMIDDLMIDDVSVHSMSSLMINDVSVHTRSSLMIDDLMIDDVSVNTRSSLMINDVFVHTRSWLMINDMFVDSMSSLMINDVSVHTRSPLMINDVFVHTRSSLMINDMFVHSMPSLMIDDLMIDDVSVHTRSSLMINDVSVHTRSHLMIDDVSVNTRSSLMIDDVSVHTRCYSNARVNSVTAVHYQYQAGESTGFSGVYTQAQQNVITPLKYLFLQSSYHYHISSVIKLFW, encoded by the exons ATGTGTCTGTCCATAAAATGTCATACAAGGTCATCCCTGATGATCGATGATGTGTCTGTCCATACAAG GTCATCTCTGATGATCGATGATGTGTCTGTCCATACAAGGTCATCCCTGATGATTGATGATGTGTCTGTCCATACAATGTCATCCCTGATGATCAATGATGTGTCTGTCCATACAAGGTCATCCCTGATGATTGATGATGTGTCTGTCCATACAAGGTCATCTCTGATGATCAATGATGTATCTGTCCATACAAGGTCATCCCTTATGATCGATGACCTGATGATTGATGATGTGTCTGTCCATTCAATGTCATCCCTGATGATCAATGATGTGTCTGTCCATACAAGGTCATCTCTGATGATTGATGACCTGATGATTGATGATGTGTCTGTCAATACAAGGTCATCCCTGATGATCAATGATGTGTTTGTCCATACAAGGTCATGGCTGATGATCAATGATATGTTTGTCGATTCAATGTCATCCCTGATGATCAATGATGTGTCTGTTCATACAAGGTCACCCCTGATGATCAATGATGTGTTTGTCCATACAAGGTCATCGCTGATGATCAATGATATGTTTGTCCATTCAATGCCATCCCTGATGATTGATGACCTGATGATCGATGATGTGTCTGTCCATACAAGGTCATCCCTGATGATCAATGATGTGTCTGTCCATACAAGGTCACACCTGATGATCGATGATGTGTCTGTCAATACAAGGTCATCCCTTATGATCGATGATGTGTCTGTCCATACAAGGTGTTACAGTAACGCACGTGTTAACAGTGTAACAGCTGTTCATTACCAGTATCAGGCCggagaatcaacggggttttcaggggtttacacacaggCTCAACAGAATGTTATCACaccattaaaatatttatttttgcaatcaagttaccattaccatatcagtagcgtaataaagttgttctggtga
- the LOC127853910 gene encoding uncharacterized protein LOC127853910 isoform X11, producing MCLSIKCHTRSSLMIDDVSVHTRSSLMINDVSVHTRSSLMIDDVSVHRRSSLMIDDVSVHTRSSLMIDDVSVHTRSSLMIDDVSVHTMSSLMINDVSVHTRSSLMIDDVSVHTRSSLMINDVSVHTRSSLMIDDLMIDDVSVHSMSSLMINDVSVHTRSSLMIDDLMIDDVSVNTRSSLMINDVFVHTRSWLMINDMFVDSMSSLMINDVSVHTRSPLMINDVFVHTRSSLMINDMFVHSMPSLMIDDLMIDDVSVHTRSSLMINDVSVHTRSHLMIDDVSVNTRSSLMIDDVSVHTRCYSNARVNSVTAVHYQYQAGESTGFSGVYTQAQQNVITPLKYLFLQSSYHYHISSVIKLFW from the exons ATGTGTCTGTCCATAAAATGTCATACAAGGTCATCCCTGATGATCGATGATGTGTCTGTCCATACAAGGTCATCTCTGATGATCAATGATGTGTCTGTCCATACAAGGTCATCCCTGATGATTGATGATGTGTCTGTCCATAGAAGGTCATCCCTGATGATTGATGATGTGTCTGTCCATACAAG GTCATCTCTGATGATCGATGATGTGTCTGTCCATACAAGGTCATCCCTGATGATTGATGATGTGTCTGTCCATACAATGTCATCCCTGATGATCAATGATGTGTCTGTCCATACAAGGTCATCCCTGATGATTGATGATGTGTCTGTCCATACAAGGTCATCTCTGATGATCAATGATGTATCTGTCCATACAAGGTCATCCCTTATGATCGATGACCTGATGATTGATGATGTGTCTGTCCATTCAATGTCATCCCTGATGATCAATGATGTGTCTGTCCATACAAGGTCATCTCTGATGATTGATGACCTGATGATTGATGATGTGTCTGTCAATACAAGGTCATCCCTGATGATCAATGATGTGTTTGTCCATACAAGGTCATGGCTGATGATCAATGATATGTTTGTCGATTCAATGTCATCCCTGATGATCAATGATGTGTCTGTTCATACAAGGTCACCCCTGATGATCAATGATGTGTTTGTCCATACAAGGTCATCGCTGATGATCAATGATATGTTTGTCCATTCAATGCCATCCCTGATGATTGATGACCTGATGATCGATGATGTGTCTGTCCATACAAGGTCATCCCTGATGATCAATGATGTGTCTGTCCATACAAGGTCACACCTGATGATCGATGATGTGTCTGTCAATACAAGGTCATCCCTTATGATCGATGATGTGTCTGTCCATACAAGGTGTTACAGTAACGCACGTGTTAACAGTGTAACAGCTGTTCATTACCAGTATCAGGCCggagaatcaacggggttttcaggggtttacacacaggCTCAACAGAATGTTATCACaccattaaaatatttatttttgcaatcaagttaccattaccatatcagtagcgtaataaagttgttctggtga
- the LOC127853910 gene encoding uncharacterized protein LOC127853910 isoform X7 translates to MCLSIKCHTRSSLMIDDVSVHTRSSLMINDVSVHTRSSLMIDDVSVHRRSSLMIDDVSVHTRSSLMIDDVSVHTRSSLMIDDVSVHTRSSLMIDDVSVHTMSSLMINDVSVHTRSSLMIDDVSVHTRSSLMINDVSVHTRSSLMIDDLMIDDVSVHSMSSLMINDVSVHTRSSLMIDDLMIDDVSVNTRSSLMINDVFVHTRSWLMINDMFVDSMSSLMINDVSVHTRSPLMINDVFVHTRSSLMINDMFVHSMPSLMIDDLMIDDVSVHTRSSLMINDVSVHTRSHLMIDDVSVNTRSSLMIDDVSVHTRCYSNARVNSVTAVHYQYQAGESTGFSGVYTQAQQNVITPLKYLFLQSSYHYHISSVIKLFW, encoded by the exons ATGTGTCTGTCCATAAAATGTCATACAAGGTCATCCCTGATGATCGATGATGTGTCTGTCCATACAAGGTCATCTCTGATGATCAATGATGTGTCTGTCCATACAAGGTCATCCCTGATGATTGATGATGTGTCTGTCCATAGAAGGTCATCCCTGATGATTGATGATGTGTCTGTCCATACAAGGTCATCCCTGATGATTGATGATGTGTCTGTCCATACAAG GTCATCTCTGATGATCGATGATGTGTCTGTCCATACAAGGTCATCCCTGATGATTGATGATGTGTCTGTCCATACAATGTCATCCCTGATGATCAATGATGTGTCTGTCCATACAAGGTCATCCCTGATGATTGATGATGTGTCTGTCCATACAAGGTCATCTCTGATGATCAATGATGTATCTGTCCATACAAGGTCATCCCTTATGATCGATGACCTGATGATTGATGATGTGTCTGTCCATTCAATGTCATCCCTGATGATCAATGATGTGTCTGTCCATACAAGGTCATCTCTGATGATTGATGACCTGATGATTGATGATGTGTCTGTCAATACAAGGTCATCCCTGATGATCAATGATGTGTTTGTCCATACAAGGTCATGGCTGATGATCAATGATATGTTTGTCGATTCAATGTCATCCCTGATGATCAATGATGTGTCTGTTCATACAAGGTCACCCCTGATGATCAATGATGTGTTTGTCCATACAAGGTCATCGCTGATGATCAATGATATGTTTGTCCATTCAATGCCATCCCTGATGATTGATGACCTGATGATCGATGATGTGTCTGTCCATACAAGGTCATCCCTGATGATCAATGATGTGTCTGTCCATACAAGGTCACACCTGATGATCGATGATGTGTCTGTCAATACAAGGTCATCCCTTATGATCGATGATGTGTCTGTCCATACAAGGTGTTACAGTAACGCACGTGTTAACAGTGTAACAGCTGTTCATTACCAGTATCAGGCCggagaatcaacggggttttcaggggtttacacacaggCTCAACAGAATGTTATCACaccattaaaatatttatttttgcaatcaagttaccattaccatatcagtagcgtaataaagttgttctggtga
- the LOC127853910 gene encoding uncharacterized protein LOC127853910 isoform X3, protein MCLSIKCHTRSSLMIDDVSVHTRSSLMINDVSVHTRSSLMIDDVSVHRRSSLMIDDVSVHTRSSLMIDDVSVHTRSSLMINDVSVHTRSSLMIDDVSVHTRSSLMIDDVSVHTMSSLMINDVSVHTRSSLMIDDVSVHTRSSLMINDVSVHTRSSLMIDDLMIDDVSVHSMSSLMINDVSVHTRSSLMIDDLMIDDVSVNTRSSLMINDVFVHTRSWLMINDMFVDSMSSLMINDVSVHTRSPLMINDVFVHTRSSLMINDMFVHSMPSLMIDDLMIDDVSVHTRSSLMINDVSVHTRSHLMIDDVSVNTRSSLMIDDVSVHTRCYSNARVNSVTAVHYQYQAGESTGFSGVYTQAQQNVITPLKYLFLQSSYHYHISSVIKLFW, encoded by the exons ATGTGTCTGTCCATAAAATGTCATACAAGGTCATCCCTGATGATCGATGATGTGTCTGTCCATACAAGGTCATCTCTGATGATCAATGATGTGTCTGTCCATACAAGGTCATCCCTGATGATTGATGATGTGTCTGTCCATAGAAGGTCATCCCTGATGATTGATGATGTGTCTGTCCATACAAGGTCATCCCTGATGATTGATGATGTGTCTGTCCATACAAG GTCATCCCTGATGATCAATGATGTGTCTGTCCATACAAGGTCATCTCTGATGATCGATGATGTGTCTGTCCATACAAGGTCATCCCTGATGATTGATGATGTGTCTGTCCATACAATGTCATCCCTGATGATCAATGATGTGTCTGTCCATACAAGGTCATCCCTGATGATTGATGATGTGTCTGTCCATACAAGGTCATCTCTGATGATCAATGATGTATCTGTCCATACAAGGTCATCCCTTATGATCGATGACCTGATGATTGATGATGTGTCTGTCCATTCAATGTCATCCCTGATGATCAATGATGTGTCTGTCCATACAAGGTCATCTCTGATGATTGATGACCTGATGATTGATGATGTGTCTGTCAATACAAGGTCATCCCTGATGATCAATGATGTGTTTGTCCATACAAGGTCATGGCTGATGATCAATGATATGTTTGTCGATTCAATGTCATCCCTGATGATCAATGATGTGTCTGTTCATACAAGGTCACCCCTGATGATCAATGATGTGTTTGTCCATACAAGGTCATCGCTGATGATCAATGATATGTTTGTCCATTCAATGCCATCCCTGATGATTGATGACCTGATGATCGATGATGTGTCTGTCCATACAAGGTCATCCCTGATGATCAATGATGTGTCTGTCCATACAAGGTCACACCTGATGATCGATGATGTGTCTGTCAATACAAGGTCATCCCTTATGATCGATGATGTGTCTGTCCATACAAGGTGTTACAGTAACGCACGTGTTAACAGTGTAACAGCTGTTCATTACCAGTATCAGGCCggagaatcaacggggttttcaggggtttacacacaggCTCAACAGAATGTTATCACaccattaaaatatttatttttgcaatcaagttaccattaccatatcagtagcgtaataaagttgttctggtga
- the LOC127853910 gene encoding uncharacterized protein LOC127853910 isoform X6: MCLSIKCHTRSSLMIDDVSVHTRSSLMINDVSVHTRSSLMIDDVSVHTRSSLMIDDVSVHTRSSLMINDVSVHTRSSLMIDDVSVHTRSSLMIDDVSVHTMSSLMINDVSVHTRSSLMIDDVSVHTRSSLMINDVSVHTRSSLMIDDLMIDDVSVHSMSSLMINDVSVHTRSSLMIDDLMIDDVSVNTRSSLMINDVFVHTRSWLMINDMFVDSMSSLMINDVSVHTRSPLMINDVFVHTRSSLMINDMFVHSMPSLMIDDLMIDDVSVHTRSSLMINDVSVHTRSHLMIDDVSVNTRSSLMIDDVSVHTRCYSNARVNSVTAVHYQYQAGESTGFSGVYTQAQQNVITPLKYLFLQSSYHYHISSVIKLFW; encoded by the exons ATGTGTCTGTCCATAAAATGTCATACAAGGTCATCCCTGATGATCGATGATGTGTCTGTCCATACAAGGTCATCTCTGATGATCAATGATGTGTCTGTCCATACAAG GTCATCCCTGATGATTGATGATGTGTCTGTCCATACAAGGTCATCCCTGATGATTGATGATGTGTCTGTCCATACAAG GTCATCCCTGATGATCAATGATGTGTCTGTCCATACAAGGTCATCTCTGATGATCGATGATGTGTCTGTCCATACAAGGTCATCCCTGATGATTGATGATGTGTCTGTCCATACAATGTCATCCCTGATGATCAATGATGTGTCTGTCCATACAAGGTCATCCCTGATGATTGATGATGTGTCTGTCCATACAAGGTCATCTCTGATGATCAATGATGTATCTGTCCATACAAGGTCATCCCTTATGATCGATGACCTGATGATTGATGATGTGTCTGTCCATTCAATGTCATCCCTGATGATCAATGATGTGTCTGTCCATACAAGGTCATCTCTGATGATTGATGACCTGATGATTGATGATGTGTCTGTCAATACAAGGTCATCCCTGATGATCAATGATGTGTTTGTCCATACAAGGTCATGGCTGATGATCAATGATATGTTTGTCGATTCAATGTCATCCCTGATGATCAATGATGTGTCTGTTCATACAAGGTCACCCCTGATGATCAATGATGTGTTTGTCCATACAAGGTCATCGCTGATGATCAATGATATGTTTGTCCATTCAATGCCATCCCTGATGATTGATGACCTGATGATCGATGATGTGTCTGTCCATACAAGGTCATCCCTGATGATCAATGATGTGTCTGTCCATACAAGGTCACACCTGATGATCGATGATGTGTCTGTCAATACAAGGTCATCCCTTATGATCGATGATGTGTCTGTCCATACAAGGTGTTACAGTAACGCACGTGTTAACAGTGTAACAGCTGTTCATTACCAGTATCAGGCCggagaatcaacggggttttcaggggtttacacacaggCTCAACAGAATGTTATCACaccattaaaatatttatttttgcaatcaagttaccattaccatatcagtagcgtaataaagttgttctggtga
- the LOC127853910 gene encoding uncharacterized protein LOC127853910 isoform X16, translating into MCLSIKCHTRSSLMIDDVSVHTRSSLMINDVSVHTRSSLMIDDVSVHTRSSLMIDDVSVHTRSSLMIDDVSVHTMSSLMINDVSVHTRSSLMIDDVSVHTRSSLMINDVSVHTRSSLMIDDLMIDDVSVHSMSSLMINDVSVHTRSSLMIDDLMIDDVSVNTRSSLMINDVFVHTRSWLMINDMFVDSMSSLMINDVSVHTRSPLMINDVFVHTRSSLMINDMFVHSMPSLMIDDLMIDDVSVHTRSSLMINDVSVHTRSHLMIDDVSVNTRSSLMIDDVSVHTRCYSNARVNSVTAVHYQYQAGESTGFSGVYTQAQQNVITPLKYLFLQSSYHYHISSVIKLFW; encoded by the exons ATGTGTCTGTCCATAAAATGTCATACAAGGTCATCCCTGATGATCGATGATGTGTCTGTCCATACAAGGTCATCTCTGATGATCAATGATGTGTCTGTCCATACAAG GTCATCCCTGATGATTGATGATGTGTCTGTCCATACAAGGTCATCCCTGATGATTGATGATGTGTCTGTCCATACAAG GTCATCCCTGATGATTGATGATGTGTCTGTCCATACAATGTCATCCCTGATGATCAATGATGTGTCTGTCCATACAAGGTCATCCCTGATGATTGATGATGTGTCTGTCCATACAAGGTCATCTCTGATGATCAATGATGTATCTGTCCATACAAGGTCATCCCTTATGATCGATGACCTGATGATTGATGATGTGTCTGTCCATTCAATGTCATCCCTGATGATCAATGATGTGTCTGTCCATACAAGGTCATCTCTGATGATTGATGACCTGATGATTGATGATGTGTCTGTCAATACAAGGTCATCCCTGATGATCAATGATGTGTTTGTCCATACAAGGTCATGGCTGATGATCAATGATATGTTTGTCGATTCAATGTCATCCCTGATGATCAATGATGTGTCTGTTCATACAAGGTCACCCCTGATGATCAATGATGTGTTTGTCCATACAAGGTCATCGCTGATGATCAATGATATGTTTGTCCATTCAATGCCATCCCTGATGATTGATGACCTGATGATCGATGATGTGTCTGTCCATACAAGGTCATCCCTGATGATCAATGATGTGTCTGTCCATACAAGGTCACACCTGATGATCGATGATGTGTCTGTCAATACAAGGTCATCCCTTATGATCGATGATGTGTCTGTCCATACAAGGTGTTACAGTAACGCACGTGTTAACAGTGTAACAGCTGTTCATTACCAGTATCAGGCCggagaatcaacggggttttcaggggtttacacacaggCTCAACAGAATGTTATCACaccattaaaatatttatttttgcaatcaagttaccattaccatatcagtagcgtaataaagttgttctggtga